A single window of Pseudomonas lijiangensis DNA harbors:
- the galU gene encoding UTP--glucose-1-phosphate uridylyltransferase GalU has translation MIKKCLFPAAGYGTRFLPATKAMPKEMLPVVNKPLIQYGVEEALAAGLNEISIVTGRGKRALEDHFDISYELEHQIKGTDKEKYLVGIRKLIDECSFSYTRQTEMKGLGHAILSGRPLIGKEAFAVVLADDLCVNLDGDGVLAQMVKLHNHYGCSIIAIQEVDPQETNKYGVIAGDEIKPGLFRVTDMVEKPKPEDAPSNMAIIGRYILTPDIFEKIEQTAPGKGGEIQITDALMKQAAEGNVLAYKFKGQRFDCGGAEGYIEATNFCFEHFYKTGKAY, from the coding sequence ATGATCAAGAAATGCTTGTTCCCAGCAGCCGGTTACGGCACTCGCTTTTTGCCAGCGACCAAGGCCATGCCCAAGGAAATGCTGCCGGTGGTCAACAAGCCACTGATCCAATACGGTGTGGAAGAAGCGCTTGCAGCTGGTCTGAATGAGATCTCCATCGTCACCGGTCGCGGCAAGCGCGCACTGGAAGACCATTTCGACATCAGCTACGAGCTGGAACACCAGATCAAGGGTACGGATAAAGAGAAGTACCTGGTTGGTATTCGCAAGCTGATCGACGAGTGCAGCTTCTCCTACACTCGCCAGACCGAAATGAAAGGCCTGGGTCACGCGATCCTCAGCGGTCGTCCTCTGATCGGCAAGGAAGCGTTCGCCGTTGTTCTGGCGGACGACCTGTGTGTGAACCTCGATGGCGACGGCGTACTGGCCCAGATGGTCAAGCTGCACAACCATTACGGCTGCTCGATCATCGCGATCCAGGAAGTCGATCCGCAGGAAACCAACAAGTACGGCGTCATTGCCGGTGACGAAATCAAGCCGGGCCTGTTCCGTGTCACCGACATGGTCGAGAAGCCGAAGCCTGAAGACGCTCCATCGAACATGGCGATCATCGGTCGTTACATTCTGACGCCGGACATCTTCGAGAAAATCGAACAGACCGCTCCAGGCAAAGGCGGCGAGATCCAGATCACCGACGCCCTGATGAAGCAGGCTGCCGAAGGCAACGTGCTGGCCTACAAGTTCAAGGGCCAGCGTTTCGACTGCGGCGGCGCAGAAGGCTATATCGAAGCAACCAACTTCTGCTTCGAGCACTTCTACAAAACGGGCAAGGCTTACTGA
- the gorA gene encoding glutathione-disulfide reductase: MAYDFDLFVIGAGSGGVRAARFAAGFGARVAVAESRYLGGTCVNVGCVPKKLLVYGAHYSEDFEQAKGFGWSLGEAQFDWATLIANKDREINRLNGIYRNLLVNSGVTLLEGHARITGPQRVEINGQSYSAERILIATGGWPQVPDVPGREHAITSNEAFYLKELPKRVTVVGGGYIAVEFASIFNGLGADTTLLYRGDLFLRGFDGGVRAHLHEELVKRDMNVRFNSDIEGIEKQADGSLLLSLKDGSSLETDCVFYATGRRPMLDNLGLESVNIKLDERGYIEVDEHYQSSEPSILAIGDVIGGVQLTPVALAEGMAVARRLFKPEQYRPVDYNHIPTAVFSLPNIGTVGLTEEDAIKAGHQVQIFESRFRPMKLTLTDVQEKTFMKLVVDAQTDRVLGCHMVGPDAGEIVQSLAIALKAGATKQIFDDTIGVHPTAAEEFVTMRTPVSRAL, translated from the coding sequence ATGGCTTACGACTTCGATCTTTTTGTAATTGGTGCCGGTTCCGGCGGTGTCAGGGCGGCGCGTTTTGCCGCCGGTTTCGGTGCGCGAGTGGCCGTGGCCGAAAGTCGCTATCTGGGCGGCACATGCGTCAATGTGGGCTGCGTGCCCAAGAAGCTTCTGGTGTACGGTGCGCATTACTCCGAAGATTTCGAGCAGGCCAAAGGCTTTGGCTGGTCGCTGGGCGAGGCGCAATTCGACTGGGCCACGCTGATCGCCAACAAGGACCGCGAAATCAATCGCCTCAACGGCATCTACCGCAATCTGCTGGTCAACAGCGGCGTCACGCTGCTGGAAGGTCATGCCCGTATCACCGGGCCGCAGCGCGTTGAAATAAACGGCCAGAGCTACAGTGCCGAACGCATTCTGATTGCGACCGGTGGCTGGCCACAGGTGCCTGACGTGCCGGGGCGCGAGCATGCCATTACCTCCAATGAAGCCTTCTATCTCAAGGAACTGCCCAAGCGCGTGACCGTGGTCGGCGGTGGCTACATTGCTGTCGAGTTCGCTTCGATCTTCAACGGTCTGGGTGCCGACACCACGCTGCTCTATCGCGGCGATCTGTTCCTGCGCGGTTTCGATGGCGGCGTGCGTGCTCACCTGCATGAAGAGCTGGTGAAGCGAGACATGAATGTGCGTTTCAACAGCGATATCGAGGGTATCGAAAAGCAGGCCGATGGCAGCCTGTTGTTGTCCCTCAAGGATGGCAGCAGCCTGGAGACGGACTGTGTGTTCTACGCCACGGGTCGCCGCCCCATGCTCGACAATCTCGGGCTGGAAAGCGTCAACATCAAGCTGGACGAGCGCGGCTACATTGAAGTCGACGAGCATTATCAGAGCAGCGAGCCTTCGATCCTGGCCATTGGCGATGTAATCGGTGGCGTGCAACTGACGCCGGTTGCGCTGGCCGAAGGCATGGCCGTGGCCCGTCGCCTGTTCAAGCCTGAGCAATATCGCCCGGTGGATTACAACCATATTCCGACGGCGGTCTTCAGCCTGCCGAACATTGGTACTGTTGGCCTGACCGAAGAAGACGCCATCAAGGCCGGGCATCAGGTGCAGATTTTCGAGAGCCGTTTCCGCCCCATGAAACTGACCCTGACCGACGTTCAGGAGAAGACGTTCATGAAACTGGTGGTCGACGCCCAGACCGACCGCGTGCTGGGTTGCCACATGGTAGGGCCGGATGCTGGCGAGATCGTTCAGAGCCTGGCAATCGCCCTGAAGGCAGGCGCGACCAAGCAGATCTTCGACGATACCATCGGCGTACACCCGACCGCCGCGGAAGAGTTTGTGACGATGAGGACGCCGGTTTCGCGGGCGCTGTAA
- a CDS encoding class II aldolase/adducin family protein, translating to MSNVSALPVQQGTPGPEKSGSVRDRVSPEEWEVRVKLAAAYRLAALKRWTDHIYTHFSARVPGPDEHFLINAFGLLFDEITASNLVKVDLDGTIVDDPTGLGINYAGYVIHSAIHGARPDLQAVLHTHTRDGIAVSAQKDGLLLISQHSLAFSGRVAYHGYEGIALNLDERERLVGDLGDKSVMILRNHGLLTAGVSVEHAFQQLHSLEYACNIQIAAQAAGNAELVFPPAEVIATVESQAKAIKDGNGPGVARHWNALIRQLERTDTDYKT from the coding sequence ATGAGCAACGTCAGCGCTTTGCCAGTCCAGCAAGGGACTCCAGGCCCGGAAAAGTCAGGCAGTGTCCGGGATCGGGTTTCGCCAGAGGAGTGGGAAGTGCGGGTCAAGCTGGCGGCGGCTTATCGTCTGGCAGCCCTCAAGCGCTGGACCGATCACATCTACACCCATTTCTCCGCACGGGTTCCAGGCCCGGACGAGCACTTTCTGATCAATGCATTCGGTCTGTTGTTCGATGAAATCACGGCCTCGAATCTGGTCAAGGTCGATCTCGATGGCACCATCGTCGACGATCCCACAGGACTCGGCATCAACTACGCCGGTTACGTGATTCACAGCGCAATCCATGGCGCACGCCCCGATCTTCAGGCGGTGCTGCATACCCATACCCGTGACGGCATTGCGGTGTCTGCACAGAAGGACGGCCTGTTGCTGATTTCCCAGCATTCGCTGGCTTTCTCGGGTCGAGTGGCTTATCACGGTTATGAAGGCATCGCCTTGAACCTGGACGAGCGTGAGCGGCTGGTGGGCGACCTGGGCGACAAGAGCGTGATGATCCTGCGCAACCACGGTTTGCTGACGGCCGGGGTGAGTGTCGAGCATGCCTTTCAGCAACTGCACTCCCTGGAATACGCCTGCAATATTCAGATCGCCGCCCAGGCCGCAGGCAATGCGGAACTGGTCTTCCCGCCCGCAGAAGTGATCGCCACCGTCGAGAGTCAGGCCAAGGCCATCAAGGATGGTAACGGGCCGGGTGTGGCCAGGCACTGGAATGCGCTTATCCGTCAGCTTGAGCGCACCGATACCGACTACAAGACCTGA
- the glsB gene encoding glutaminase B has translation MQNLLNEILDEVRPLLGQGKVANYIPALGEVRPDQLGIAVYSNSGEVFHAGDAATPFSIQSISKVFSLVQAIGHSGEDIWKRLGHEPSGQPFNSLVQLEFERGRPRNPFINAGALVICDINQARFAAPALSMRDFVRRLCGNPTIISDAKVAESEYQHRSRNAAAAYLMKSFDNFNGDVEDVLRSYFHHCALSMNCIDLARAFGFLANQGFCTHSGEQILTARQATQLNSIMATSGLYDEAGNFAYRVGLPGKSGVGGGIVAVVPGRFSVCVWSPELNAAGNSLVGMAALEKLSARIEWSVF, from the coding sequence ATGCAAAACCTGCTGAACGAAATTCTTGATGAAGTCAGACCCTTGCTCGGCCAGGGCAAGGTCGCCAATTACATTCCTGCGCTGGGTGAAGTTCGCCCCGATCAATTGGGTATCGCGGTCTATAGCAACAGCGGCGAAGTGTTCCATGCCGGTGATGCTGCCACGCCGTTTTCGATCCAGAGTATCTCCAAGGTCTTCAGCCTGGTGCAGGCCATCGGACATTCCGGCGAGGACATCTGGAAGCGCCTGGGGCATGAGCCTTCCGGTCAGCCTTTCAACTCGCTGGTCCAGCTGGAGTTCGAGCGGGGCAGGCCGCGCAACCCGTTCATCAACGCCGGGGCGCTGGTGATCTGCGATATCAATCAGGCGCGCTTCGCTGCCCCCGCGCTGTCCATGCGTGACTTCGTGCGACGTCTGTGCGGCAACCCGACCATCATTTCCGATGCCAAGGTCGCGGAGTCCGAATACCAGCACCGTTCCCGCAATGCGGCTGCGGCCTACCTGATGAAGTCCTTCGACAACTTCAATGGCGACGTCGAAGACGTGCTGCGCAGTTATTTCCATCATTGCGCCCTGAGCATGAACTGCATCGATCTGGCGCGTGCCTTCGGTTTTCTGGCCAATCAGGGTTTCTGTACCCACAGCGGCGAGCAGATTCTGACGGCACGCCAGGCCACGCAACTGAACTCGATCATGGCCACCAGCGGTCTTTACGACGAAGCCGGCAACTTTGCCTATCGGGTCGGCCTGCCGGGCAAGAGTGGCGTGGGTGGTGGTATTGTTGCCGTGGTGCCGGGACGTTTTTCTGTTTGTGTCTGGTCCCCGGAATTGAACGCGGCGGGCAATTCGCTGGTCGGTATGGCAGCGCTGGAAAAGCTGAGTGCGAGGATTGAATGGTCTGTGTTCTAG
- a CDS encoding DUF1615 domain-containing protein has protein sequence MMSLALALAGCSSQRVQEPELSPDQARAQIVRLMPPKTPDRQEWAGDIYAAFVAQRIDLTPENLCSVLAVTEQESTYQVDPTVPGMAKIARAEIDRRASRLHIPAALVNAALRIRSPSGKTYGARLDAARTEKELSAIFDDFIGMVPLGQTLFGNFNPVRTGGPMQVSIAFAEKQAANYPYAVDGSIRREVFTRRGGMYFGIAHLLGYPASYTQSIYRFADFNAGWYASRNAAFQNAVSRATGIELALDGDLIRYDSTSPGATELAVRTLGDRLDMSNSAIWNQLKQGDTFEFEETRLYTRVFELAQKTQGKPLPRAVLPGIVLKSPKITRKLTTAWFAERVDERRERCMQRSSAGV, from the coding sequence ATGATGAGCCTTGCATTGGCGCTTGCCGGATGCAGCAGCCAGCGGGTTCAAGAGCCGGAATTGAGCCCTGATCAGGCGCGGGCGCAGATCGTGCGCCTGATGCCGCCCAAGACTCCGGATCGTCAGGAGTGGGCAGGCGATATCTATGCCGCGTTCGTGGCGCAGAGAATCGATCTGACCCCCGAGAACCTGTGTTCCGTGCTGGCGGTGACCGAGCAGGAATCCACTTATCAGGTTGATCCGACAGTGCCGGGAATGGCGAAGATCGCCCGTGCCGAGATCGATCGGCGTGCCTCGCGGCTGCATATTCCGGCGGCGCTGGTCAACGCAGCCCTGCGGATCCGTTCGCCCAGTGGCAAAACCTATGGCGCGCGGCTGGATGCGGCTCGTACCGAGAAGGAACTGAGCGCCATTTTCGATGACTTCATCGGCATGGTGCCCCTTGGGCAGACCCTGTTCGGCAATTTCAATCCGGTGCGCACGGGCGGGCCGATGCAGGTCAGCATTGCCTTCGCCGAAAAGCAGGCGGCCAATTATCCCTATGCGGTCGATGGTTCCATTCGCCGGGAAGTCTTCACCCGTCGCGGCGGCATGTACTTCGGTATCGCCCATCTGCTGGGTTACCCGGCCAGCTACACGCAGTCGATCTACCGTTTCGCGGATTTCAATGCCGGCTGGTACGCCAGCCGCAATGCCGCTTTCCAGAATGCGGTCAGCCGTGCCACGGGGATCGAGCTGGCGCTGGATGGCGACCTGATTCGCTATGATTCGACGTCTCCGGGCGCTACGGAGCTTGCGGTTCGCACGTTGGGTGATCGCCTGGACATGAGCAATTCGGCCATCTGGAATCAGCTCAAGCAGGGCGACACGTTCGAGTTCGAGGAAACCCGGCTTTATACCCGTGTCTTCGAGCTGGCCCAGAAGACTCAGGGCAAGCCGCTGCCCCGCGCCGTATTGCCCGGCATTGTCCTGAAAAGTCCGAAGATTACCCGCAAGCTGACAACGGCCTGGTTTGCCGAGCGCGTCGATGAGCGACGCGAACGCTGCATGCAGCGTTCTTCGGCAGGCGTTTGA
- a CDS encoding DUF1810 domain-containing protein translates to MHDAYDLQRFVDAQEPVFRQALAELEAGRKRSHWMWFVFPQIRGLGHSAMAQRYAISGLDEARAYLRHPLLGPRLELCAKTIAPQVQRSARQIFGSPDDLKLHSSMTLFAAAAPEHPLFQEVLDTFFEGEPDAMTIEKLQAFP, encoded by the coding sequence ATGCACGATGCTTACGACCTGCAACGCTTCGTCGACGCTCAGGAGCCGGTTTTCCGGCAGGCACTGGCCGAACTCGAAGCCGGCAGAAAGCGCAGTCACTGGATGTGGTTTGTATTTCCGCAGATCAGGGGCCTTGGACACAGCGCCATGGCGCAGCGCTATGCCATCAGCGGCCTCGATGAAGCCCGGGCCTATTTGCGGCACCCGCTGCTGGGGCCGCGTCTGGAGCTGTGTGCAAAAACCATCGCACCTCAGGTGCAGCGTTCGGCCCGACAGATTTTCGGCTCCCCGGATGATCTCAAGCTGCATTCAAGCATGACCCTGTTTGCAGCCGCGGCACCGGAACATCCCTTGTTCCAGGAGGTGCTGGACACCTTCTTCGAGGGTGAGCCGGACGCCATGACCATTGAGAAACTGCAAGCCTTTCCCTGA
- a CDS encoding ABC transporter ATP-binding protein — protein sequence MSLVPRLTSFLQQAVRAMQLVWTTSRALSLGLVLATLIAGLLPALAAWLGQRIVDSVLAAIELNTATGDAPLWPVLRYVLLEAGVLALLAAAQRALSVQQALLRVQLGQKVNTLILEKAQTLSLLQFEDSEFYDKLVRVRREASVRPLALVTKSLGLMQNLIALMGFAVLLVHFSPWALLILVLGALPVFFAEAHFSGNAFRLFARRAPETRKQNYIEALLSNEVHIKEVKLFGFAPLLLKRYRDTFERLYAEDRQLTIRRDGWGFLLGLLGTAAFYLTYAWVIVDAVHGRITLGQMTMYLVLFKQGQTAVSSSLMAISGLYEDGLYLADLYEYLGQPVQPASGSLTQGVLPGDGLRFEAVSFSYPGASQAALENIDLHLAPGRSVALVGANGSGKTTLIKLLTRLYRPDQGRILLDGSDLQEWDEDALRTRIGVIFQDFIRYQFLVGENLGVGDITAFDDESRWKEAASQGMAASFIAQLDKGYATQLGRWFKGGQELSGGQWQKIALSRAYMRRDADILILDEPTAALDAGAEAAVFDRFREYAKGRMTLLISHRFSSVRNAEHIVVLEQGRVLERGDHDSLMAAGGHYATLFDLQAEGYR from the coding sequence ATGTCCCTTGTCCCTCGTTTGACTTCCTTCCTGCAACAGGCCGTCCGTGCCATGCAACTAGTCTGGACCACTTCACGAGCCTTGTCCCTCGGGCTGGTGCTGGCGACTCTGATTGCCGGTCTGCTGCCTGCACTGGCCGCCTGGCTGGGCCAGCGCATCGTCGACTCGGTGCTGGCTGCCATCGAACTCAATACGGCCACCGGCGATGCGCCGCTGTGGCCGGTCTTGCGTTATGTCTTGCTTGAGGCGGGCGTGCTGGCGCTGCTGGCCGCTGCTCAACGGGCGTTATCGGTTCAGCAGGCCTTGTTGCGGGTGCAGCTTGGGCAGAAGGTCAACACCCTGATTCTGGAGAAGGCCCAGACCCTTTCGTTGTTGCAGTTCGAGGATTCGGAGTTTTACGACAAGCTGGTGCGGGTCCGGCGCGAGGCGTCGGTGAGGCCGCTGGCGCTGGTTACCAAATCCCTCGGGTTGATGCAGAACCTGATTGCCCTGATGGGCTTCGCTGTGTTGCTGGTGCATTTCTCGCCCTGGGCTCTGTTGATTCTGGTGCTGGGCGCATTGCCGGTGTTCTTTGCCGAGGCGCATTTTTCGGGCAATGCCTTCCGGCTGTTTGCGCGCCGCGCCCCTGAAACCCGCAAGCAGAATTACATCGAAGCGCTGCTCTCCAATGAGGTTCACATCAAGGAGGTCAAGCTGTTCGGTTTTGCGCCGCTGCTGCTCAAGCGCTACCGGGATACCTTCGAGCGCCTGTATGCCGAAGACCGACAACTGACCATCCGCCGCGATGGCTGGGGTTTCCTGCTGGGATTACTGGGCACCGCAGCTTTTTACCTGACGTATGCCTGGGTGATTGTCGATGCCGTGCACGGGCGTATCACGCTTGGGCAAATGACCATGTATCTGGTGCTGTTCAAGCAGGGCCAGACTGCTGTGAGCAGCAGCCTGATGGCAATCAGCGGTCTGTACGAGGATGGGCTGTATCTGGCGGACCTCTACGAATACCTGGGGCAGCCGGTCCAGCCAGCTTCCGGCAGCCTGACCCAGGGCGTTTTGCCCGGCGATGGCCTGCGTTTCGAAGCGGTGAGCTTCAGCTATCCGGGTGCAAGTCAGGCGGCGCTGGAGAATATCGATCTGCACCTGGCGCCCGGTCGCAGCGTTGCGCTGGTGGGGGCCAATGGTTCGGGCAAGACTACGTTGATCAAGCTGCTGACTCGCCTTTATCGACCGGATCAGGGCCGCATCCTGCTCGATGGCAGCGATTTGCAGGAGTGGGACGAAGATGCCTTGCGTACCCGTATCGGGGTGATCTTTCAGGATTTCATCCGTTATCAGTTTCTGGTGGGCGAAAACCTTGGCGTGGGCGATATCACGGCCTTCGATGACGAGAGTCGCTGGAAGGAGGCGGCCTCTCAGGGAATGGCGGCCTCTTTCATTGCGCAGCTCGACAAGGGGTATGCCACCCAGTTGGGTCGCTGGTTCAAGGGCGGTCAGGAGCTGTCCGGAGGGCAATGGCAGAAGATCGCCTTGTCCCGCGCTTACATGCGGCGCGATGCCGACATTCTGATTCTCGATGAGCCGACCGCCGCACTGGATGCCGGAGCGGAAGCCGCGGTATTCGATCGTTTTCGCGAGTACGCCAAAGGGCGCATGACGCTGTTGATCTCCCATCGTTTTTCCAGCGTGCGCAACGCCGAGCATATCGTGGTGCTGGAGCAGGGGCGTGTGCTGGAACGTGGCGATCACGACAGTCTGATGGCGGCCGGTGGTCACTACGCAACGCTGTTCGATCTGCAGGCCGAAGGCTATCGCTAA
- a CDS encoding NADP(H)-dependent aldo-keto reductase, with protein sequence MQFRSLGKTDISVSAIALGTMTWGEQNTEAQAFEQIQLAKKAGVNFIDTAEMYPVPPRGETYTKTESIIGEYFKKYGDRKDWVLASKVAGPGRMEHIRNGNPRLDRANITAALEGSLKRLNTDYLDLYQLHWPDRKTNFFGVLGYQHDPDDSAVEIEETLSVLNDLVKAGKIRHFGLSNETPWGTQRFLHLAETHGLPRAVSIQNPYNLLNRSFEIGLAEIAIREQIGLLAYSPLAFGVLAGKYLDGARPADGRLTLFERFQRYNNPQAVGATAQYVALARQHGLDPAQMALAYVTSRPFVTSNIIGATTLEQLAVNLASIDVSLSDEVVAGIEAIHVGQPNPAP encoded by the coding sequence ATGCAATTTCGTTCATTGGGCAAGACCGATATCTCGGTCAGCGCCATCGCGCTGGGCACCATGACCTGGGGCGAGCAAAACACCGAAGCCCAGGCTTTCGAGCAGATTCAGCTGGCCAAAAAGGCTGGCGTCAACTTCATCGACACCGCCGAGATGTACCCGGTGCCGCCACGCGGGGAAACCTACACCAAGACCGAAAGCATCATCGGCGAATACTTCAAGAAGTACGGTGATCGCAAGGATTGGGTGCTGGCCAGCAAGGTGGCCGGTCCTGGCCGCATGGAGCATATCCGCAATGGCAACCCGCGCCTGGATCGCGCCAATATCACCGCAGCGCTGGAGGGCAGCCTCAAGCGTCTGAACACCGATTATCTGGATCTGTACCAACTGCACTGGCCGGATCGCAAGACCAATTTCTTCGGCGTGCTGGGCTATCAGCATGACCCGGACGATTCGGCGGTGGAAATCGAAGAAACCCTGTCGGTGCTGAACGACCTGGTCAAGGCTGGCAAGATCCGTCATTTCGGTCTGTCCAACGAAACCCCGTGGGGCACCCAGCGGTTCCTGCATCTGGCCGAAACCCATGGTCTGCCGCGTGCCGTTTCCATCCAGAACCCGTACAACCTGCTTAATCGCAGCTTCGAAATCGGCCTGGCGGAAATCGCGATTCGCGAGCAGATCGGTCTGCTGGCCTATTCGCCACTGGCGTTTGGTGTGCTTGCAGGCAAATACCTCGACGGCGCGCGTCCGGCTGATGGTCGTCTGACGCTGTTCGAGCGTTTCCAGCGTTACAACAATCCGCAGGCCGTGGGTGCTACCGCGCAGTACGTGGCACTGGCTCGCCAGCATGGCCTGGACCCGGCACAAATGGCCCTGGCCTATGTCACCAGCCGCCCGTTCGTGACCAGCAACATCATCGGTGCGACCACGCTTGAGCAACTGGCCGTCAACCTGGCGAGCATCGATGTCTCGTTGTCCGATGAGGTTGTTGCCGGTATCGAAGCTATTCATGTCGGGCAACCCAACCCGGCACCGTAA
- a CDS encoding TonB-dependent receptor plug domain-containing protein: protein MGSFKRHVLGTAILSANLLTAGTWSAAALAEEAKEESKTLDAVIVTGTRAQERTASASLSPIDVISGDSLRNSGSGELGAVLARLIPSINFPRPSLVDGAELTRPAQLRGLSPDQVLVLVNGKRRHTSAFVNLGGAVGRGSAPADLNAIPLSAIDHIEVLRDGASARYGSDAIAGVINVILKEGDHGGSISTQYGQYKKGDGIKRNISGNTGFALGSNGFLNLSGEGANNDYTDRAGNDLRPASVGSTTYGQHVFRQGEPETEEGKIQFNGGYSFSDAAEFYSFGGYSKRRGETAAFYRASNASNNIPAIFPNGYLPLIHGTLEDTSLVAGLRGELANNWHYDLSANYGKNSYELRTKTINTSLGLATPRSFYNGTLTNDQKQLSLDLSREFSAAWLPYPVSVAFGAEYLHQGYQIEAGQAESYFQTGSSGLGGFRAADAGSYSRHNFAQYLDLETNITEKLGVSAAVRREDYSDFGSNTSGSVSARYDFTPQVALRGSISTGFRAPSLAQQNFTYTSSQLIGNTIQEAGTFPASSNVAQLLGAEDLKAEKSRNYSLGLVLKPLDNLTVTADVYRIDIRDRISLSSNLVLNNAATSYLQANGVTDINYTSVRYFTNATDTSTDGVDLVANYRYQFDNGVDWNSTLGYNYNHTKVTSVKANPSVLDQLGVNLVRVDRRERIGLLGDTTPEHKLTLANDFTIGNWTLHSNLVRYGEFTSYQAAEVNDQTFKAAWLLDLAVDYKLKNWVFTVGGDNVTDEYPEKLNEFASSGGNLAYSTFSPYGYSGAFYYARATYNW, encoded by the coding sequence ATGGGGAGCTTTAAACGACACGTGCTGGGGACGGCCATTTTGTCAGCCAATTTGCTGACTGCCGGAACCTGGAGCGCCGCAGCACTGGCCGAGGAGGCCAAGGAAGAAAGCAAGACGCTCGATGCCGTCATCGTGACCGGTACGCGGGCTCAGGAGCGTACTGCAAGCGCTTCGTTGTCACCCATCGATGTCATTTCCGGCGACAGCCTGCGCAATTCCGGTTCTGGAGAGCTGGGTGCGGTACTGGCTCGTCTTATTCCTTCGATCAACTTTCCACGTCCCAGTCTGGTGGATGGCGCCGAGCTGACGCGTCCTGCGCAATTGCGTGGCCTGTCGCCTGATCAGGTGCTGGTGCTGGTCAATGGCAAGCGTCGTCATACATCGGCCTTCGTCAACCTGGGTGGCGCGGTCGGGCGCGGTTCGGCGCCGGCCGATCTGAACGCTATTCCTTTGTCGGCCATCGATCACATCGAAGTGCTGCGTGACGGTGCCTCGGCACGTTATGGCTCGGATGCCATCGCCGGGGTTATCAACGTCATCCTCAAGGAAGGCGACCATGGCGGTTCGATTTCCACTCAGTACGGCCAGTACAAGAAGGGTGACGGGATCAAGCGCAATATCTCGGGTAACACGGGTTTCGCCCTGGGCAGCAATGGCTTCCTCAACCTTTCCGGTGAGGGCGCAAACAACGACTATACCGACCGTGCCGGCAATGACCTTCGCCCTGCAAGCGTCGGCTCTACCACCTACGGCCAGCATGTCTTCCGTCAGGGTGAGCCGGAAACCGAAGAGGGCAAGATCCAGTTCAATGGCGGCTACAGCTTCAGCGATGCTGCCGAGTTCTACAGCTTTGGTGGTTACAGCAAGCGTCGCGGAGAAACAGCGGCGTTCTACCGGGCCAGTAACGCCTCGAACAACATCCCTGCCATTTTCCCCAATGGTTACCTGCCGCTGATTCACGGCACTCTGGAGGACACTTCTCTGGTGGCGGGCCTGCGTGGCGAGCTTGCCAATAACTGGCATTACGACCTGTCCGCCAACTACGGCAAGAACTCCTACGAGTTGCGCACCAAGACCATCAACACCTCTCTGGGTCTGGCCACTCCTCGATCGTTCTACAACGGCACGCTGACCAATGACCAGAAGCAGCTCAGCCTGGATCTGTCCCGTGAGTTCAGTGCGGCTTGGTTGCCATATCCGGTGTCGGTGGCATTCGGTGCCGAGTATCTGCATCAGGGTTATCAGATCGAGGCGGGGCAGGCCGAGTCCTATTTCCAGACCGGCAGTTCCGGGCTTGGCGGTTTCCGTGCGGCGGATGCGGGCAGCTATTCGCGGCATAACTTTGCCCAGTACCTGGACCTGGAAACCAATATCACCGAGAAGCTTGGCGTTTCGGCGGCCGTACGTCGCGAGGACTACAGCGACTTCGGCTCCAATACCAGCGGTTCGGTTTCGGCGCGTTATGATTTCACGCCGCAGGTCGCATTGCGCGGCAGTATTTCGACAGGGTTCCGTGCGCCGTCGCTGGCTCAGCAGAACTTTACCTACACGTCGTCACAACTGATCGGTAACACCATTCAGGAGGCGGGAACATTCCCGGCCAGCAGCAATGTGGCGCAACTTCTGGGTGCCGAAGACCTCAAGGCCGAGAAGTCCCGCAACTACAGCCTGGGGTTGGTGCTCAAGCCGCTGGACAACCTGACCGTGACGGCGGACGTCTACCGTATCGACATCCGTGACCGTATCTCGCTGTCCTCAAACCTGGTCCTCAACAACGCTGCAACCAGCTATTTGCAGGCCAATGGCGTCACTGACATCAATTACACCAGCGTTCGCTACTTCACCAATGCCACCGACACCAGCACCGATGGTGTCGATCTGGTTGCCAACTACCGCTACCAATTCGATAACGGTGTGGATTGGAACAGCACCCTGGGCTACAACTACAACCACACCAAGGTCACCAGCGTAAAAGCCAACCCTTCGGTGCTGGACCAGTTGGGTGTCAACCTGGTGCGTGTAGACCGTCGCGAGCGAATCGGTCTGCTGGGGGATACCACGCCGGAGCACAAACTCACCCTGGCCAACGATTTCACGATCGGCAACTGGACGCTGCACTCCAACCTGGTGCGTTATGGCGAGTTCACCAGCTATCAGGCTGCTGAAGTCAACGACCAGACCTTCAAGGCGGCCTGGCTGCTGGATCTGGCAGTGGATTACAAGCTCAAGAACTGGGTCTTCACAGTGGGTGGCGACAATGTTACCGATGAATACCCCGAGAAGCTGAACGAGTTTGCGTCCAGTGGCGGCAACCTGGCTTACAGCACCTTTTCACCTTATGGGTATAGCGGCGCGTTTTACTACGCACGTGCCACCTACAACTGGTAA